The genomic segment TGGCTAACACCGCGTCGGCCCGCAAGGCTGTCAGAAAGATCGCGCATCGTACCGCGGTCAACCGCTCGCGCCGCAGCGCGATGCGTACCTATGTTCGCAAGCTCGAAGAGGCCATCGCTTCCGGTGATGCCACTGCCGCCAAGACGGCGTT from the Beijerinckia sp. 28-YEA-48 genome contains:
- the rpsT gene encoding 30S ribosomal protein S20, whose product is MANTASARKAVRKIAHRTAVNRSRRSAMRTYVRKLEEAIASGDATAAKTAFDTAAPVIMRAAQKGILHKNTASRKVSRLAIRVKAL